From Arctopsyche grandis isolate Sample6627 chromosome 12, ASM5162203v2, whole genome shotgun sequence, one genomic window encodes:
- the LOC143919849 gene encoding uncharacterized protein LOC143919849 isoform X1, which yields MAAKWADVAGGRSEPESLTDALQSQVIFYKGEYENLKLETKSLINENVTMSKQLDELLKHKCDQENIFLHNETEKETIDGLQNQLVLLKKENESLAALWRTSQNTIQSLENELRTYQNHHRGTSVYVDTDEIKREYSAVVRALELKLTSMLEDIKSKEENIKTLLNDKENINKILFEKEKYINNSIQKESEGNIKIETLEKEIYCLRNELSACKRNSEDLQNDMEICRQNMDAYAKKESQSRCKVVEALKLVDAAIAERDTAIQKEKNTIDEKIRLSNQVTEVLSESALRVEKEVEIAKQCYNDKLNDMLIHIQRLELELGEKELSLERALRECEILEEKAQSFKKCKSSNNDEKGNTILMLEQKLEATFQQLVLSERRNIQVVSEKENLQMDFDQLTSGFQRDKRKREWEEKLHSNEINGLRIQVCNLKDTLDEAHKTIQRLQADIIFKENLEEKLAIDKFHTNKEFERHFETQRKLNSKWKESMKEMISKLEATVEDLLHENKLLKEEIDRLQK from the exons ATGGCGGCCAAGTGGGCGGACGTGGCAGGTGGCAG GAGTGAACCGGAATCATTGACTGACGCTCTACAATCTcaagttatattttataag GGtgaatatgaaaatttgaaGCTTGAAACGAAGTCGTTGATTAATGAAAATGTAACGATGTCCAAACAGCTGGATGAACTTCTTAAGCACAAATGTGACCAAGAGAATATTTTCTTACACAATGAGACTGAAAAGGAAACAATCGATggattacaaaatcaattagtACTTCTAAAAAAG gaaaatgaatCATTAGCAGCTCTTTGGAGAACTTCACAAAATACTATCCAAAGTCTCGAAAATGAGTTGCGAACTTATCAAAATCATCACCGAGGGACATCCGTGTATGTAGATACGGATGAG atAAAACGAGAATATTCAGCCGTTGTCAGAGCACTCGAATTAAAATTGACTTCCATGTTGGAAGATATAAAGTCAAaagaagaaaatattaaaactttACTAAACGACaaagaaaatataaacaaaattctttttgaaaaagaaaagtatataaacAACTCGATCCAAAAAGAATCGGAAGGAAATATTAAAATCGAAACATTAGAAaaagaaatttattgtttaagaaATGAACTGTCTGCATGCAAACGTAATTCAGAGGATCTTCAAAATGATATGGAAATTTGCCGACAAAATATGGACGCTTATGCAAAAAAAGAATCACAATCTCGAtgcaaa GTTGTAGAGGCATTAAAACTTGTAGATGCTGCAATAGCAGAACGAGATACTgcaatacaaaaagaaaaaaatacaatag atgAAAAAATTCGCCTTTCCAATCAAGTAACGGAAGTATTAAGTGAATCCGCTTTAAGAGTGGAGAAAGAGGTAGAAATTGCAAAACAATGTTATAATGACAAGTTGAATGACATGTTAATACACATACAACGGTTAGAACTAGAATTGGGTGAAAAAGAATTATCGTTGGAGCGAGCATTAAG GGAATGCGAAATACTCGAAGAAAAGGCGCAAAgctttaaaaaatgtaaaagcaGCAACAACGATGAAAAGGGAAATACAATATTAATGCTTGAGCAAAAATTAGAAGCCACATTTCAACAACTA GTATTATCTGAACGTCGAAATATACAGGTCGTCTCTGAAAAAGAAAATCTGCAAATGGATTTCGATCAGTTAACGAGTGGCTTTCAAAGAGACAAAAGAAAACGCGAATGGGAAGAAAAACTTCATTCTAATGAAATCAATGGTCTTAGAATTCAAGTTTGTAATTTGAAAGATACGCTCGATGAAGCTCATAAGACAATACAAAGGTTACAAGCTGACATAATTTTCAAGGAAAATTTAGAAGAAAAATTAGCAATCGATAAATTCCATACAAACAAGGAATTCGAAAGGCATTTTGAAACTCAAAGAAAACTGAACTCTAA gtGGAAAGAAAGTATGAAAGAAATGATTTCAAAACTTGAAGCCACAGTTGAAGATTTGTTGCATGAAAATAAATTGCTCAAGGAAGAGATTGATAGactgcaaaaataa
- the LOC143919849 gene encoding uncharacterized protein LOC143919849 isoform X2 has translation MSEPESLTDALQSQVIFYKGEYENLKLETKSLINENVTMSKQLDELLKHKCDQENIFLHNETEKETIDGLQNQLVLLKKENESLAALWRTSQNTIQSLENELRTYQNHHRGTSVYVDTDEIKREYSAVVRALELKLTSMLEDIKSKEENIKTLLNDKENINKILFEKEKYINNSIQKESEGNIKIETLEKEIYCLRNELSACKRNSEDLQNDMEICRQNMDAYAKKESQSRCKVVEALKLVDAAIAERDTAIQKEKNTIDEKIRLSNQVTEVLSESALRVEKEVEIAKQCYNDKLNDMLIHIQRLELELGEKELSLERALRECEILEEKAQSFKKCKSSNNDEKGNTILMLEQKLEATFQQLVLSERRNIQVVSEKENLQMDFDQLTSGFQRDKRKREWEEKLHSNEINGLRIQVCNLKDTLDEAHKTIQRLQADIIFKENLEEKLAIDKFHTNKEFERHFETQRKLNSKWKESMKEMISKLEATVEDLLHENKLLKEEIDRLQK, from the exons at GAGTGAACCGGAATCATTGACTGACGCTCTACAATCTcaagttatattttataag GGtgaatatgaaaatttgaaGCTTGAAACGAAGTCGTTGATTAATGAAAATGTAACGATGTCCAAACAGCTGGATGAACTTCTTAAGCACAAATGTGACCAAGAGAATATTTTCTTACACAATGAGACTGAAAAGGAAACAATCGATggattacaaaatcaattagtACTTCTAAAAAAG gaaaatgaatCATTAGCAGCTCTTTGGAGAACTTCACAAAATACTATCCAAAGTCTCGAAAATGAGTTGCGAACTTATCAAAATCATCACCGAGGGACATCCGTGTATGTAGATACGGATGAG atAAAACGAGAATATTCAGCCGTTGTCAGAGCACTCGAATTAAAATTGACTTCCATGTTGGAAGATATAAAGTCAAaagaagaaaatattaaaactttACTAAACGACaaagaaaatataaacaaaattctttttgaaaaagaaaagtatataaacAACTCGATCCAAAAAGAATCGGAAGGAAATATTAAAATCGAAACATTAGAAaaagaaatttattgtttaagaaATGAACTGTCTGCATGCAAACGTAATTCAGAGGATCTTCAAAATGATATGGAAATTTGCCGACAAAATATGGACGCTTATGCAAAAAAAGAATCACAATCTCGAtgcaaa GTTGTAGAGGCATTAAAACTTGTAGATGCTGCAATAGCAGAACGAGATACTgcaatacaaaaagaaaaaaatacaatag atgAAAAAATTCGCCTTTCCAATCAAGTAACGGAAGTATTAAGTGAATCCGCTTTAAGAGTGGAGAAAGAGGTAGAAATTGCAAAACAATGTTATAATGACAAGTTGAATGACATGTTAATACACATACAACGGTTAGAACTAGAATTGGGTGAAAAAGAATTATCGTTGGAGCGAGCATTAAG GGAATGCGAAATACTCGAAGAAAAGGCGCAAAgctttaaaaaatgtaaaagcaGCAACAACGATGAAAAGGGAAATACAATATTAATGCTTGAGCAAAAATTAGAAGCCACATTTCAACAACTA GTATTATCTGAACGTCGAAATATACAGGTCGTCTCTGAAAAAGAAAATCTGCAAATGGATTTCGATCAGTTAACGAGTGGCTTTCAAAGAGACAAAAGAAAACGCGAATGGGAAGAAAAACTTCATTCTAATGAAATCAATGGTCTTAGAATTCAAGTTTGTAATTTGAAAGATACGCTCGATGAAGCTCATAAGACAATACAAAGGTTACAAGCTGACATAATTTTCAAGGAAAATTTAGAAGAAAAATTAGCAATCGATAAATTCCATACAAACAAGGAATTCGAAAGGCATTTTGAAACTCAAAGAAAACTGAACTCTAA gtGGAAAGAAAGTATGAAAGAAATGATTTCAAAACTTGAAGCCACAGTTGAAGATTTGTTGCATGAAAATAAATTGCTCAAGGAAGAGATTGATAGactgcaaaaataa
- the LOC143919849 gene encoding uncharacterized protein LOC143919849 isoform X3 gives MSKQLDELLKHKCDQENIFLHNETEKETIDGLQNQLVLLKKENESLAALWRTSQNTIQSLENELRTYQNHHRGTSVYVDTDEIKREYSAVVRALELKLTSMLEDIKSKEENIKTLLNDKENINKILFEKEKYINNSIQKESEGNIKIETLEKEIYCLRNELSACKRNSEDLQNDMEICRQNMDAYAKKESQSRCKVVEALKLVDAAIAERDTAIQKEKNTIDEKIRLSNQVTEVLSESALRVEKEVEIAKQCYNDKLNDMLIHIQRLELELGEKELSLERALRECEILEEKAQSFKKCKSSNNDEKGNTILMLEQKLEATFQQLVLSERRNIQVVSEKENLQMDFDQLTSGFQRDKRKREWEEKLHSNEINGLRIQVCNLKDTLDEAHKTIQRLQADIIFKENLEEKLAIDKFHTNKEFERHFETQRKLNSKWKESMKEMISKLEATVEDLLHENKLLKEEIDRLQK, from the exons ATGTCCAAACAGCTGGATGAACTTCTTAAGCACAAATGTGACCAAGAGAATATTTTCTTACACAATGAGACTGAAAAGGAAACAATCGATggattacaaaatcaattagtACTTCTAAAAAAG gaaaatgaatCATTAGCAGCTCTTTGGAGAACTTCACAAAATACTATCCAAAGTCTCGAAAATGAGTTGCGAACTTATCAAAATCATCACCGAGGGACATCCGTGTATGTAGATACGGATGAG atAAAACGAGAATATTCAGCCGTTGTCAGAGCACTCGAATTAAAATTGACTTCCATGTTGGAAGATATAAAGTCAAaagaagaaaatattaaaactttACTAAACGACaaagaaaatataaacaaaattctttttgaaaaagaaaagtatataaacAACTCGATCCAAAAAGAATCGGAAGGAAATATTAAAATCGAAACATTAGAAaaagaaatttattgtttaagaaATGAACTGTCTGCATGCAAACGTAATTCAGAGGATCTTCAAAATGATATGGAAATTTGCCGACAAAATATGGACGCTTATGCAAAAAAAGAATCACAATCTCGAtgcaaa GTTGTAGAGGCATTAAAACTTGTAGATGCTGCAATAGCAGAACGAGATACTgcaatacaaaaagaaaaaaatacaatag atgAAAAAATTCGCCTTTCCAATCAAGTAACGGAAGTATTAAGTGAATCCGCTTTAAGAGTGGAGAAAGAGGTAGAAATTGCAAAACAATGTTATAATGACAAGTTGAATGACATGTTAATACACATACAACGGTTAGAACTAGAATTGGGTGAAAAAGAATTATCGTTGGAGCGAGCATTAAG GGAATGCGAAATACTCGAAGAAAAGGCGCAAAgctttaaaaaatgtaaaagcaGCAACAACGATGAAAAGGGAAATACAATATTAATGCTTGAGCAAAAATTAGAAGCCACATTTCAACAACTA GTATTATCTGAACGTCGAAATATACAGGTCGTCTCTGAAAAAGAAAATCTGCAAATGGATTTCGATCAGTTAACGAGTGGCTTTCAAAGAGACAAAAGAAAACGCGAATGGGAAGAAAAACTTCATTCTAATGAAATCAATGGTCTTAGAATTCAAGTTTGTAATTTGAAAGATACGCTCGATGAAGCTCATAAGACAATACAAAGGTTACAAGCTGACATAATTTTCAAGGAAAATTTAGAAGAAAAATTAGCAATCGATAAATTCCATACAAACAAGGAATTCGAAAGGCATTTTGAAACTCAAAGAAAACTGAACTCTAA gtGGAAAGAAAGTATGAAAGAAATGATTTCAAAACTTGAAGCCACAGTTGAAGATTTGTTGCATGAAAATAAATTGCTCAAGGAAGAGATTGATAGactgcaaaaataa
- the lsn gene encoding vacuolar-sorting protein SNF8, with protein MRRRPGVGAIHKQKLQQEKYKEKGSEIQEGQLIQMTRQLDVFRENLEEFAANHKNEIRKNAQFRRQFQEMCSAIGVDPLASGKGFWSVLGIGDFYYELGVQIVEVCLATNYKNGGLISLDELRTRLVTARGKGKHHQEITLDDLLAAVKKLRIFGNGFSVVHVGKGKWLVQSVPGELNMDHTAVLQQASNSNRAWISANLLKNELSWEDARCQKALQYMVKEGLAWIDTQDADEKLYWFPSMFAACVSA; from the exons ATGAGGAGACGTCCCGGTGTGGGGGCGATACATAAGCAAAAACTACAACAAGAAAAGTACAAGGAGAAGGGCTCAGAGATACAGGAAGGACAATTGATACAAATGACGCGTCAACTGGACGTATTTCGAGAAAATCTAGAAGAATTTGCTGCcaatcataaaaatgaaataaggaAGAACGCCCAATTTCGACGGCAATTTCAAGAGATGTGTTCGGCGATCGGTGTCGACCCTTTAGCATCGGGAAAAGGATTTTGGTCAGTCTTAG gTATCGGAGATTTTTACTATGAATTAGGAGTTCAAATTGTCGAAGTTTGCTTAGCCACAAATTACAAAAACGGTGGACTTATTAGTTTGGATGAATTACGTACAAGACTGGTCACCGCAAGGGGGAAAGGAAAACACCATCAGGAAATTACCCTCGATGACCTTTTAGCAGCGGTGAAAAAACTCAGAATATTTGGCAACGG TTTCAGCGTAGTGCATGTAGGCAAAGGAAAATGGCTCGTACAATCTGTACCCGGAGAATTAAACATGGATCACACAGCCGTCCTTCAACAAGCTAGTAATTCAAATAGGGCGTGGATATCTGCAAACctattaaaaaatgaattgaG ttGGGAGGACGCCAGGTGTCAGAAAGCTTTACAATATATGGTGAAAGAAGGACTCGCATGGATTGATACGCAGGATGCTGATGAAAAACTCTATTGGTTTCCGAGCATGTTTGCTGCGTGCGTGTCTGCTTAG
- the LOC143920183 gene encoding transcription initiation factor TFIID subunit 4-like isoform X1 has product MASAEFIEAALNTNVNESDVSAIVGSLETLASSAADSLSGNNQSNGNFVNIQNQGDGTMNSDANKMVPSSSFQSQANQMQGRTFVNQMQAAAPGNLTLVQKNQESVKLIYPQTSQSLVNQAVSLNNRVIYSNQINGSIALTPFSQNVLQTASPGNIVTQAVGKPVQIQTPLIIKQGTNVNQVGIRPNIVTVPGTNATIGSTIHGDMSSKSLNQNIVTSQAALIGVSPHANLSTNVQIVNMRPGTPVGGQKNIATVSPRVVIGSQQIATRPTGPGITLQTLQGFQPGQQGHLLLKTENGQFQLLRVGPPTTPAAGNVHPGQSIRLTTVAAPGVAVASSSGMTMVGNIPSSPSPLQPTQVAVVQSPLPQTIQTTMANAQNNQQLRPGLAQVTTTTPANQKASIDNLKEKCRKFLSNLLDLSSKEPKSVERNVRILIQELIDMRVEPEAFCARLERLLNASPQPCLIGFLKKTLPILRQSLLNKELVIDGIHPPPANIVYSNASTPPSPTILNQTLPMQQTSGIVLPPLQSTIRPTVLPHTQSVISPTTSSAKTTNALRNVTKPNFQNSSKTFIKVTTSLPSAGQSGTSKQIVKEKDRKSFSTFSQGSFMDIDKMAGDDDINDVAAMGGVNLAEETQRILGSTELIGTQIRSCKDEYLAAMGPLQARLKQIAMKHGLEEPGFDVAALISHAVQERMKNFVEKLSCIAEHRMDVIKLNPNYEVTRDIKGQLKFLEELDRFDRKKREDYEREVLLRVAKSRSKSEDPEQVKLKEKAKEMQRAEMEEMRQREANLTALQAIGPRKKPRLGPNVGDSSTVESNTAEIMLGAKNGVNRSTAPIRARMKRVNFRDLLFLLEQEKETARSTFLYKCYLK; this is encoded by the coding sequence atggCATCTGCCGAGTTTATCGAAGCAGCTCTAAACACCAACGTGAACGAATCGGATGTTAGCGCGATAGTAGGTTCGTTGGAGACCCTCGCTTCGTCCGCGGCGGACTCCCTGAGCGGTAACAATCAAAGTAATGGAAATTTCGTCAACATTCAAAATCAAGGGGACGGTACGATGAATTCCGACGCCAATAAAATGGTTCCGTCTTCGAGTTTTCAATCGCAAGCGAATCAAATGCAAGGAAGAACTTTCGTTAATCAAATGCAGGCTGCGGCACCCGGAAACTTAACGCTCGTTCAAAAAAACCAAGAATCAGTCAAATTAATTTATCCGCAAACGTCTCAATCGCTGGTGAATCAGGCTGTGAGTTTGAATAATAGAGTAATATATTCTAATCAAATTAATGGATCTATAGCTTTAACTCCATTTTCACAGAATGTTCTCCAGACTGCGTCCCCTGGGAACATTGTCACCCAAGCTGTTGGAAAACCGGTCCAAATTCAAACACCGTTAATTATTAAACAGGGAACGAACGTTAATCAAGTCGGAATACGTCCTAATATAGTCACCGTTCCCGGAACTAACGCAACGATAGGTTCGACTATTCACGGAGATATGAGTTCGAAatctttaaatcaaaatatagtCACTTCGCAAGCCGCATTAATAGGTGTCAGTCCTCATGCCAATTTATCGACCAATGTTCAGATCGTCAACATGAGACCTGGAACGCCCGTCGGCGGTCAGAAGAACATAGCGACTGTTTCTCCCCGTGTCGTAATCGGCTCACAGCAAATAGCCACTAGACCCACCGGCCCCGGAATAACGTTGCAAACTTTGCAAGGATTTCAACCCGGACAACAGGGTCATCTGttattgaaaactgaaaatGGTCAATTTCAACTGTTGCGAGTCGGTCCACCTACCACTCCGGCCGCCGGAAATGTGCACCCGGGGCAATCTATTCGTCTCACTACTGTAGCAGCGCCCGGTGTAGCAGTCGCCTCGTCGTCGGGAATGACGATGGTCGGGAATATACCTAGTTCTCCTTCACCACTACAGCCTACCCAAGTTGCCGTCGTTCAATCGCCATTACCGCAAACCATTCAAACGACGATGGCGAATGCACAAAACAATCAACAACTACGACCTGGCCTGGCTCAGGTCACGACGACGACCCCGGCGAATCAAAAAGCATCTATCGATAATTTAAAGGAAAAGTGTAGAAAGTTTCTTTCAAATTTGCTTGATTTGTCTAGTAAAGAGCCTAAGTCTGTAGAACGCAATGTTAGAATATTAATTCAAGAACTGATCGATATGAGAGTTGAACCTGAGGCTTTTTGTGCAAGGCTTGAGAGACTTCTCAACGCTAGTCCTCAACCTTGTCTTATtggatttttgaaaaaaactttGCCTATTCTGAGACAGTCGCTTTTAAATAAAGAGTTGGTAATTGACGGCATTCATCCACCGCCTGCAAATATAGTTTATTCTAACGCTTCTACACCGCCTTCCCCCACAATACTTAACCAAACTTTGCCCATGCAGCAGACTTCTGGGATTGTATTACCGCCGTTGCAATCAACTATTCGTCCTACTGTTCTGCCGCATACGCAATCTGTAATATCTCCAACTACTAGCTCTGCAAAAACTACCAATGCGTTGCGTAATGTTACAAAACCAAATTTCCAAAATTCTTCCAAGACATTCATCAAAGTTACCACTTCATTGCCATCCGCTGGTCAAAGTGGAACTAGTAAACAAATAGTTAAGGAaaaagatcgaaaatctttCTCCACATTTTCCCAAGGGTCTTTCATGGATATTGATAAGATGGCCGGCGACGACGACATTAATGATGTTGCCGCTATGGGTGGTGTTAATTTAGCTGAAGAAACCCAAAGAATATTAGGCTCTACTGAATTGATCGGAACTCAAATACGATCGTGTAAAGACGAGTACTTAGCAGCTATGGGTCCTTTGCAGGCTCGCTTAAAACAAATTGCTATGAAACACGGTCTGGAGGAGCCTGGTTTTGATGTGGCTGCGCTGATTTCACACGCTGTGCAAGAAAGGATGAAGAATTTTGTAGAAAAACTATCTTGTATTGCCGAGCATCGAatggatgttattaaattaaatcccAACTATGAAGTGACCCGAGATATCAAGGGTCAACTCAAGTTTTTAGAAGAATTGGATAGGTTCGATCGTAAGAAGCGAGAAGATTACGAGAGAGAAGTTCTTTTAAGAGTCGCTAAATCTAGGTCTAAATCTGAAGATCCCGAACAggtcaaattaaaagaaaaagcaAAAGAAATGCAGCGTGCGGAGATGGAAGAAATGCGACAGCGAGAGGCGAATCTTACAGCGTTGCAAGCCATCGGACCAAGAAAAAAGCCTCGGTTGGGTCCTAATGTTGGTGATTCTAGTACTGTTGAATCGAACACTGCAGAAATTATGCTCGGCGCGAAAAATGGTGTTAATCGATCTACCGCTCCCATAAGAGCGAGAATGAAAAGGGTTAACTTTAgggatttactttttttattggaACAAGAAAAGGAAACTGCTAGAAGTACCTTTTTATATAAGtgctatttaaaataa
- the LOC143920183 gene encoding transcription initiation factor TFIID subunit 4-like isoform X2 translates to MASAEFIEAALNTNVNESDVSAIVGSLETLASSAADSLSGNNQSNGNFVNIQNQGDGTMNSDANKMVPSSSFQSQANQMQGRTFVNQMQAAAPGNLTLVQKNQESVKLIYPQTSQSLVNQANVLQTASPGNIVTQAVGKPVQIQTPLIIKQGTNVNQVGIRPNIVTVPGTNATIGSTIHGDMSSKSLNQNIVTSQAALIGVSPHANLSTNVQIVNMRPGTPVGGQKNIATVSPRVVIGSQQIATRPTGPGITLQTLQGFQPGQQGHLLLKTENGQFQLLRVGPPTTPAAGNVHPGQSIRLTTVAAPGVAVASSSGMTMVGNIPSSPSPLQPTQVAVVQSPLPQTIQTTMANAQNNQQLRPGLAQVTTTTPANQKASIDNLKEKCRKFLSNLLDLSSKEPKSVERNVRILIQELIDMRVEPEAFCARLERLLNASPQPCLIGFLKKTLPILRQSLLNKELVIDGIHPPPANIVYSNASTPPSPTILNQTLPMQQTSGIVLPPLQSTIRPTVLPHTQSVISPTTSSAKTTNALRNVTKPNFQNSSKTFIKVTTSLPSAGQSGTSKQIVKEKDRKSFSTFSQGSFMDIDKMAGDDDINDVAAMGGVNLAEETQRILGSTELIGTQIRSCKDEYLAAMGPLQARLKQIAMKHGLEEPGFDVAALISHAVQERMKNFVEKLSCIAEHRMDVIKLNPNYEVTRDIKGQLKFLEELDRFDRKKREDYEREVLLRVAKSRSKSEDPEQVKLKEKAKEMQRAEMEEMRQREANLTALQAIGPRKKPRLGPNVGDSSTVESNTAEIMLGAKNGVNRSTAPIRARMKRVNFRDLLFLLEQEKETARSTFLYKCYLK, encoded by the exons atggCATCTGCCGAGTTTATCGAAGCAGCTCTAAACACCAACGTGAACGAATCGGATGTTAGCGCGATAGTAGGTTCGTTGGAGACCCTCGCTTCGTCCGCGGCGGACTCCCTGAGCGGTAACAATCAAAGTAATGGAAATTTCGTCAACATTCAAAATCAAGGGGACGGTACGATGAATTCCGACGCCAATAAAATGGTTCCGTCTTCGAGTTTTCAATCGCAAGCGAATCAAATGCAAGGAAGAACTTTCGTTAATCAAATGCAGGCTGCGGCACCCGGAAACTTAACGCTCGTTCAAAAAAACCAAGAATCAGTCAAATTAATTTATCCGCAAACGTCTCAATCGCTGGTGAATCAGGCT AATGTTCTCCAGACTGCGTCCCCTGGGAACATTGTCACCCAAGCTGTTGGAAAACCGGTCCAAATTCAAACACCGTTAATTATTAAACAGGGAACGAACGTTAATCAAGTCGGAATACGTCCTAATATAGTCACCGTTCCCGGAACTAACGCAACGATAGGTTCGACTATTCACGGAGATATGAGTTCGAAatctttaaatcaaaatatagtCACTTCGCAAGCCGCATTAATAGGTGTCAGTCCTCATGCCAATTTATCGACCAATGTTCAGATCGTCAACATGAGACCTGGAACGCCCGTCGGCGGTCAGAAGAACATAGCGACTGTTTCTCCCCGTGTCGTAATCGGCTCACAGCAAATAGCCACTAGACCCACCGGCCCCGGAATAACGTTGCAAACTTTGCAAGGATTTCAACCCGGACAACAGGGTCATCTGttattgaaaactgaaaatGGTCAATTTCAACTGTTGCGAGTCGGTCCACCTACCACTCCGGCCGCCGGAAATGTGCACCCGGGGCAATCTATTCGTCTCACTACTGTAGCAGCGCCCGGTGTAGCAGTCGCCTCGTCGTCGGGAATGACGATGGTCGGGAATATACCTAGTTCTCCTTCACCACTACAGCCTACCCAAGTTGCCGTCGTTCAATCGCCATTACCGCAAACCATTCAAACGACGATGGCGAATGCACAAAACAATCAACAACTACGACCTGGCCTGGCTCAGGTCACGACGACGACCCCGGCGAATCAAAAAGCATCTATCGATAATTTAAAGGAAAAGTGTAGAAAGTTTCTTTCAAATTTGCTTGATTTGTCTAGTAAAGAGCCTAAGTCTGTAGAACGCAATGTTAGAATATTAATTCAAGAACTGATCGATATGAGAGTTGAACCTGAGGCTTTTTGTGCAAGGCTTGAGAGACTTCTCAACGCTAGTCCTCAACCTTGTCTTATtggatttttgaaaaaaactttGCCTATTCTGAGACAGTCGCTTTTAAATAAAGAGTTGGTAATTGACGGCATTCATCCACCGCCTGCAAATATAGTTTATTCTAACGCTTCTACACCGCCTTCCCCCACAATACTTAACCAAACTTTGCCCATGCAGCAGACTTCTGGGATTGTATTACCGCCGTTGCAATCAACTATTCGTCCTACTGTTCTGCCGCATACGCAATCTGTAATATCTCCAACTACTAGCTCTGCAAAAACTACCAATGCGTTGCGTAATGTTACAAAACCAAATTTCCAAAATTCTTCCAAGACATTCATCAAAGTTACCACTTCATTGCCATCCGCTGGTCAAAGTGGAACTAGTAAACAAATAGTTAAGGAaaaagatcgaaaatctttCTCCACATTTTCCCAAGGGTCTTTCATGGATATTGATAAGATGGCCGGCGACGACGACATTAATGATGTTGCCGCTATGGGTGGTGTTAATTTAGCTGAAGAAACCCAAAGAATATTAGGCTCTACTGAATTGATCGGAACTCAAATACGATCGTGTAAAGACGAGTACTTAGCAGCTATGGGTCCTTTGCAGGCTCGCTTAAAACAAATTGCTATGAAACACGGTCTGGAGGAGCCTGGTTTTGATGTGGCTGCGCTGATTTCACACGCTGTGCAAGAAAGGATGAAGAATTTTGTAGAAAAACTATCTTGTATTGCCGAGCATCGAatggatgttattaaattaaatcccAACTATGAAGTGACCCGAGATATCAAGGGTCAACTCAAGTTTTTAGAAGAATTGGATAGGTTCGATCGTAAGAAGCGAGAAGATTACGAGAGAGAAGTTCTTTTAAGAGTCGCTAAATCTAGGTCTAAATCTGAAGATCCCGAACAggtcaaattaaaagaaaaagcaAAAGAAATGCAGCGTGCGGAGATGGAAGAAATGCGACAGCGAGAGGCGAATCTTACAGCGTTGCAAGCCATCGGACCAAGAAAAAAGCCTCGGTTGGGTCCTAATGTTGGTGATTCTAGTACTGTTGAATCGAACACTGCAGAAATTATGCTCGGCGCGAAAAATGGTGTTAATCGATCTACCGCTCCCATAAGAGCGAGAATGAAAAGGGTTAACTTTAgggatttactttttttattggaACAAGAAAAGGAAACTGCTAGAAGTACCTTTTTATATAAGtgctatttaaaataa